Proteins encoded by one window of Bacteroidia bacterium:
- a CDS encoding T9SS type A sorting domain-containing protein has translation MDADPSANVFNLISNGLTDVCLFKLDNGGNLIWAKSWGSTGSDEGMGIVIDSVNNIYTTGAFNDTVDFDPGTSIYNLTSTGGVNTFISKLDSAGNFIWANQIKGSNNIGLSIKLDAHEKIYVAGEFGGTCDFDPSNNLYNLTSAGMGDAYIFKWSQPITGLYDNYTNTLIKVFPNPFTETVQINVIEKATVTISSITGQVILRTILPVGINTIDMASQKSGTYLLNVLTDKSSSNAMVVKSD, from the coding sequence TTGGATGCTGATCCGAGTGCAAATGTTTTTAATTTAATAAGCAATGGTTTGACTGATGTTTGTTTATTTAAGTTAGATAATGGAGGGAATTTGATTTGGGCAAAAAGTTGGGGGAGTACAGGAAGTGATGAGGGTATGGGGATAGTTATAGACTCAGTAAATAACATTTATACCACTGGTGCATTTAACGATACTGTTGATTTTGATCCGGGAACAAGTATCTACAATTTAACTAGCACCGGTGGGGTAAATACATTTATAAGTAAATTAGATAGTGCAGGTAATTTTATTTGGGCTAATCAAATAAAAGGTTCAAACAATATTGGATTGTCAATAAAATTGGATGCACATGAAAAAATCTACGTAGCTGGAGAGTTTGGCGGGACATGCGATTTTGATCCTTCAAATAACCTCTATAACTTGACTTCAGCAGGGATGGGTGATGCTTATATTTTTAAATGGAGCCAACCTATTACGGGTTTATATGATAATTATACAAACACACTCATAAAAGTATTTCCGAATCCTTTTACTGAAACTGTACAAATAAATGTGATTGAAAAAGCAACGGTAACAATTAGCTCCATTACCGGCCAGGTAATTTTAAGAACCATTTTGCCAGTGGGCATAAATACAATCGACATGGCAAGTCAAAAAAGTGGTACGTATTTATTAAATGTGTTAACCGATAAAAGTAGCAGCAATGCTATGGTCGTTAAAAGCGATTAA
- a CDS encoding acyl carrier protein, producing MSDIASRVKAIIVDKLGVDEGEVTNEASFTNDLGADSLDTVELIMEFEKEFNIAIPDDQAEKISTVGQAVDYISANVK from the coding sequence ATGTCAGACATTGCATCCAGAGTAAAAGCCATTATTGTTGACAAATTAGGTGTTGACGAAGGGGAAGTAACTAATGAAGCGTCATTTACAAACGATTTAGGAGCTGATTCGCTCGACACTGTTGAACTGATTATGGAATTTGAAAAAGAGTTTAACATTGCTATTCCGGATGATCAGGCCGAGAAAATCTCAACCGTAGGACAAGCTGTAGATTATATTTCTGCTAACGTAAAATAA
- a CDS encoding T9SS type A sorting domain-containing protein, with protein MGVQQVEKNKLKIYPVPADGYFIIDMDETGYSLFNAELFTSEGISVLNKPMKNKERLITSNIPNGFYMLKLTTANFNTVFKKIIIDH; from the coding sequence GTGGGAGTTCAGCAGGTTGAGAAAAATAAATTAAAAATTTATCCTGTTCCTGCTGATGGTTATTTTATCATTGATATGGATGAAACAGGATATTCTTTATTTAATGCCGAGTTGTTTACATCAGAAGGAATAAGTGTGCTGAATAAACCAATGAAAAACAAAGAAAGACTAATTACATCAAACATTCCCAATGGATTTTATATGTTGAAGCTTACAACGGCTAATTTCAATACTGTATTTAAAAAAATAATCATTGACCACTAA
- a CDS encoding T9SS type A sorting domain-containing protein: MKKYLIIILLSVYSERVLSQGSVTPSELLTIAFEDATGARDTVYIGHYMDSCYLYINPPPSCPKIVSPNIDTAFDEVDIGPFVQPGVFTARIENKMSDGFAYDWYTKYDIRYCDLTAVYATFYNFFNDPLDYKIRFYNYTPPVIAKINIQRNNPFLPDTADFGCFCEYNAIYFSNINELYGNGWYRGWMDSSGNGSSRAYDRVIDSQLIDTIDLNDIAVYVFQPNFTIVGIQEYNAKNKDYKVYPVPFFNEIIIDFTGNEIFNYTITDVSGVIICNGKLINKKIDSSEITRGLYTLTLYNASKKLNFKILKL, translated from the coding sequence ATGAAAAAGTATTTAATTATTATCCTCTTATCAGTTTATTCAGAAAGAGTATTATCGCAAGGCAGCGTAACGCCAAGCGAACTGCTTACCATTGCCTTTGAGGATGCCACAGGCGCAAGAGATACCGTTTACATTGGGCATTATATGGATTCTTGTTATTTATACATTAACCCTCCTCCAAGTTGCCCTAAAATAGTTTCACCAAATATTGACACCGCCTTTGACGAAGTGGATATAGGTCCCTTTGTACAACCGGGCGTGTTTACCGCCCGCATTGAAAACAAAATGAGTGATGGCTTTGCTTATGACTGGTACACTAAATATGATATACGCTATTGCGACTTGACAGCGGTCTATGCTACATTTTACAATTTCTTCAATGACCCTCTTGATTATAAAATCCGGTTCTACAATTACACACCACCTGTCATAGCTAAAATAAATATACAACGTAATAACCCATTTTTACCCGATACTGCCGATTTTGGTTGCTTTTGTGAATATAATGCAATCTATTTTTCAAACATAAACGAATTATATGGTAACGGGTGGTATAGAGGATGGATGGATTCATCAGGAAATGGCAGCTCCAGGGCTTATGATCGGGTAATTGATTCTCAGTTGATAGATACCATTGACCTAAACGATATTGCTGTTTATGTTTTTCAACCCAATTTTACAATAGTTGGTATTCAGGAATATAATGCTAAAAACAAAGATTATAAAGTATATCCAGTTCCCTTTTTTAATGAAATCATCATTGATTTTACAGGTAATGAAATTTTTAATTATACAATTACAGATGTGAGTGGAGTAATAATCTGTAATGGAAAATTGATAAATAAAAAAATAGATTCAAGTGAAATAACCAGAGGGCTATATACACTTACTTTATACAATGCTTCAAAAAAATTAAACTTTAAAATTTTGAAACTATGA
- a CDS encoding SBBP repeat-containing protein — MRLFSFFNSFGFAFSIATSQTLQWAKQFGGIQVDIATSNAIDQAGNIYVTGFTEASSPDCFIYKIDSNGVILWNKLIGGPGVDGSYEIVCDNNSNIYISGYFGDSVDFDPGPGVTLLKSQSTSSAFLLKLDSAGNFIWVKVVSGSEFSYDRGTSCVVSDGNVFWAGIFSDTLHFIDITNDSLMGHSKGISDVFIAKLDGSGNLNWIKTFGGGDEDYVNSINLNSSGDILLVGEFKGLCDFNPDTVINYDLLSYGYSDIYICELDSGGNFAWAKQLGGLTIQLEVI, encoded by the coding sequence ATGAGACTTTTTTCTTTTTTTAATAGTTTTGGTTTTGCATTTTCTATTGCTACTTCACAAACCCTGCAATGGGCTAAGCAGTTTGGGGGCATTCAAGTTGACATAGCCACTAGTAATGCTATTGACCAAGCAGGAAATATTTATGTCACTGGATTTACTGAAGCTTCCAGTCCGGATTGTTTTATTTATAAAATAGATTCTAATGGCGTTATTCTTTGGAATAAATTAATTGGAGGCCCAGGTGTAGATGGTAGCTATGAGATCGTATGCGATAATAACAGTAATATTTACATTTCTGGTTATTTTGGGGACTCTGTTGATTTTGATCCGGGCCCGGGAGTTACTTTATTAAAATCCCAAAGTACTTCAAGTGCGTTTTTGCTAAAATTAGATTCTGCGGGTAATTTTATTTGGGTAAAAGTAGTGAGTGGCAGTGAATTTTCATATGATAGAGGAACTTCTTGTGTTGTTAGCGATGGCAATGTGTTTTGGGCTGGTATTTTTTCAGATACCCTACACTTTATAGATATCACAAATGATAGCCTTATGGGCCATTCAAAAGGAATTAGTGATGTTTTTATAGCTAAACTGGATGGTAGTGGTAATTTGAATTGGATAAAAACTTTTGGTGGTGGTGATGAAGACTATGTAAATTCTATTAATTTGAATAGTAGCGGAGATATTCTTTTAGTAGGTGAGTTTAAAGGTTTATGCGATTTCAATCCGGATACAGTCATCAATTATGATTTATTATCCTATGGCTACTCAGATATTTACATCTGCGAATTAGACAGTGGAGGGAATTTTGCCTGGGCAAAACAATTGGGGGGGCTAACTATTCAATTGGAAGTAATTTAA
- the trpS gene encoding tryptophan--tRNA ligase gives MDTVVSGIRSTGNLHLGNYFGAIKNFTAMQHEYRCFFFIADYHSLTTHPTPANLQQNVKAALVEYLACGLDPEVCTIYIQSDLPETAELYLLLNMNAYVGELERVTSFKEKIRKHPDNINAGLLTYPVLMAADILIHKATKVPVGKDQEQHLEMSRTFGNRFNRLYNTEYFSEPMAFNFGKTLVKVPGLDGAGKMGKSESEGNALFLKDDAATIRKKIMRAVTDSGPKEPNSTKPEAIENLFSLMKLVSSADTISHFETEFNNCTIRYGDLKKQLAEDMVTFMAPITQKILDIEKNHDYVKKVVHLGREKAKASAQKTIEEVRQIIGIRRF, from the coding sequence ATGGATACAGTAGTAAGCGGAATAAGATCAACAGGAAACCTGCACTTGGGTAATTATTTTGGTGCAATAAAAAATTTTACAGCCATGCAGCATGAATATCGCTGCTTTTTCTTTATTGCCGATTATCATTCGCTCACCACACACCCTACACCAGCAAATCTTCAGCAAAATGTAAAGGCGGCTTTAGTAGAATATCTTGCATGTGGTTTAGACCCGGAAGTGTGTACCATATACATTCAAAGCGATTTGCCCGAAACTGCAGAACTTTATCTGTTGTTGAATATGAATGCTTACGTTGGTGAGTTGGAAAGAGTAACCTCATTTAAAGAAAAAATCAGAAAGCACCCTGATAATATAAATGCCGGACTATTAACCTATCCTGTTTTAATGGCTGCCGATATATTAATTCACAAGGCAACAAAAGTTCCTGTTGGCAAAGACCAGGAGCAACATCTTGAAATGAGCCGCACCTTCGGAAATCGTTTTAACCGTTTATATAACACAGAATATTTTAGTGAGCCAATGGCATTTAACTTTGGGAAGACGTTGGTAAAAGTACCCGGACTTGATGGTGCAGGAAAAATGGGTAAGTCGGAAAGTGAAGGTAATGCCTTGTTTTTGAAAGATGATGCAGCCACTATCAGAAAAAAAATAATGCGTGCTGTAACTGACAGCGGTCCCAAAGAACCAAATTCCACAAAACCAGAAGCAATTGAAAATCTTTTTAGTCTGATGAAATTGGTATCATCCGCTGACACTATAAGCCATTTTGAAACTGAGTTTAATAATTGCACCATCCGCTACGGTGATTTGAAAAAGCAACTTGCCGAAGACATGGTGACTTTTATGGCTCCCATTACCCAAAAAATCCTTGACATTGAAAAAAACCACGATTATGTAAAAAAAGTGGTTCACCTTGGGCGCGAAAAAGCTAAGGCAAGTGCACAAAAAACCATAGAAGAGGTAAGGCAAATCATCGGAATTCGAAGGTTTTAG
- a CDS encoding SBBP repeat-containing protein has protein sequence MRNFFLFLIVLVLQFSIATSQTLQWAKQFGGTKSDIAFSNTIDIAGNSYITGYTDTSSINIFICKLDSNGNILWNKIIGGMGVDASIHITTDSLCNIYVCGVFNDSVDFDPGTGISSLISQSLGDAYLLKLDSGGNFVWVKQMGCHAFYENGSRFCKVSGPYIYWCGVFNDTLFYTAQSTSFPVAISQGLIDIFIAKLDTAGNFIWTKSQGGLGSDGIVSIALDDADNIITTGGFTGICDFNPDSTVNFDLTSLGNTDVYVCKLDSGGNFIWVKQFGGVNFEVPCELVIDKAGNIFLAGVFEGIMDADPNSGIYNLVSNGNYDNFILKLDSSGNMQWALSFGGTGLDVCNSLALDSSANIYTTGRFVDTVDFDPGMGVYNLVCNNSFGDTFVNKIDSAGNLIWANQLVGTIDNMGNSIALDNNLNIYVAGNFSNSCDFDPSGNFYTLNSLGPYDAYLFKWSQPLTGLHDTYTNSSVKVFPNPFTETVQINVIEKATVTISSITGQVILRTILPAGINTITLANQQSGTYLLNVLTDKSSSNAIIVKSN, from the coding sequence ATGAGAAACTTTTTTCTTTTTTTAATAGTTTTGGTTTTGCAATTTTCTATTGCTACTTCACAAACCCTGCAATGGGCTAAGCAATTTGGGGGGACAAAATCTGACATTGCTTTTAGTAATACAATTGATATAGCTGGAAACAGTTATATTACAGGATACACTGATACTTCCAGCATAAATATTTTTATTTGCAAATTAGATTCTAATGGTAATATTCTTTGGAATAAAATAATTGGCGGCATGGGAGTTGATGCAAGCATACACATAACAACTGATAGTTTGTGCAACATATATGTATGTGGAGTCTTTAATGATTCTGTTGATTTTGATCCGGGTACAGGTATTAGTTCGCTTATTTCGCAGAGCTTGGGCGATGCATATTTATTAAAATTAGATTCTGGCGGCAATTTTGTGTGGGTAAAACAAATGGGGTGTCATGCTTTTTATGAGAATGGTTCTAGATTTTGTAAGGTTAGTGGACCCTATATTTACTGGTGCGGTGTTTTTAACGATACTCTTTTTTATACTGCACAAAGTACCTCTTTTCCTGTTGCAATATCTCAGGGACTCATAGATATTTTTATAGCCAAACTAGATACTGCGGGTAATTTTATTTGGACAAAATCCCAGGGAGGCTTGGGTAGTGATGGCATTGTATCAATTGCCTTAGACGATGCCGATAATATTATTACAACAGGCGGTTTTACCGGTATTTGCGATTTTAACCCGGATTCAACGGTAAATTTTGATTTAACTTCCTTAGGCAATACGGATGTGTATGTTTGTAAATTAGACTCTGGCGGTAACTTTATTTGGGTTAAACAATTTGGTGGTGTAAATTTTGAAGTGCCTTGCGAGTTGGTAATAGATAAAGCTGGCAATATTTTTTTAGCAGGGGTTTTTGAAGGTATAATGGATGCTGACCCCAATTCAGGTATTTATAACCTGGTAAGCAATGGTAATTATGATAATTTTATTTTAAAGTTAGACAGCAGTGGTAATATGCAATGGGCTTTAAGCTTTGGAGGGACAGGACTTGATGTGTGTAACTCTTTAGCTCTTGATTCATCTGCCAACATATATACTACCGGACGGTTTGTTGATACCGTTGATTTTGATCCGGGAATGGGCGTTTATAATTTAGTTTGCAATAACTCCTTTGGCGATACTTTTGTAAATAAAATAGACAGTGCCGGTAATTTAATTTGGGCTAATCAATTAGTTGGAACCATCGACAACATGGGTAACAGCATTGCTTTAGATAACAATCTGAATATATATGTTGCAGGTAATTTTAGCAACAGTTGCGATTTTGATCCGTCAGGCAATTTTTATACCCTTAATTCATTAGGCCCTTATGATGCTTATCTTTTTAAATGGAGCCAACCTCTTACCGGCTTACATGATACTTATACAAACTCATCCGTTAAAGTATTCCCAAATCCTTTTACTGAAACTGTACAAATAAATGTGATTGAAAAAGCAACGGTAACAATTAGCTCCATTACCGGCCAGGTAATTTTAAGAACCATTTTACCAGCGGGCATAAATACTATCACCCTAGCAAATCAACAAAGTGGTACGTATTTATTAAATGTGTTAACCGATAAAAGCAGCAGCAATGCTATTATTGTTAAAAGCAATTAA
- the fabF gene encoding beta-ketoacyl-ACP synthase II, with protein sequence MELKRVVVTGLGALTPLGNSVSEYWDGLLNGVSGACQITKFDASKFKTHFACEVKNFDPLVYLEKKEARKLDPFSQYAIAVSDQGVKDAGLENANINHDRVGVIWGSGIGGLRTFLDEVIAYAKGDGTPRFNPFFIPKMIADIASGHISMRFGYRGPNYTTVSACASSTNALIDAFTYLRLGKADIIISGGSEASVNEAGIGGFNAMHALSERNDSPQTASRPFDLDRDGFVLGEGAGCIVLEELSHAQARGAKIYAEMVGGGMSADAYHLTATHPEGLGAYNVMKSSLDDAGMTSADIDYINVHGTSTPVGDPSEIKAILKLFGDDAFKLNISSTKSMTGHLLGAAGAIEAIASILAVKNNIVPPTINHFTDDPAFDPRLNFTFHKPQQRNIRAALSNTFGFGGHNASVIFKKFTP encoded by the coding sequence ATGGAGCTCAAAAGAGTCGTAGTAACCGGATTAGGCGCCCTTACACCATTAGGTAACTCTGTTTCAGAATACTGGGACGGATTACTCAACGGTGTAAGTGGTGCTTGTCAGATTACAAAATTTGATGCTTCAAAGTTTAAAACACACTTTGCCTGCGAGGTTAAAAATTTTGACCCGTTGGTTTATTTAGAGAAAAAAGAAGCACGCAAGCTTGACCCATTTTCGCAGTATGCAATTGCTGTTTCCGATCAGGGAGTAAAAGATGCAGGCTTAGAAAATGCCAACATTAATCACGACAGAGTAGGTGTTATCTGGGGATCGGGTATAGGCGGGCTTCGTACTTTTCTTGATGAGGTTATTGCTTATGCCAAAGGTGACGGAACACCACGTTTCAATCCTTTTTTCATTCCTAAGATGATTGCCGACATTGCATCTGGACATATCTCTATGCGTTTTGGCTATCGTGGTCCAAACTACACTACAGTATCTGCATGTGCATCATCAACCAATGCACTCATTGATGCATTTACTTATCTGCGTTTGGGCAAAGCCGATATTATTATTTCCGGTGGCTCAGAAGCTTCTGTTAACGAAGCAGGTATTGGCGGTTTCAATGCCATGCACGCACTTAGCGAGAGAAACGATTCACCACAAACAGCATCACGTCCATTTGATTTAGACCGCGATGGTTTTGTGCTTGGTGAAGGTGCCGGCTGTATTGTTCTCGAAGAGCTTAGTCATGCGCAGGCTCGCGGAGCAAAAATTTATGCTGAAATGGTTGGCGGTGGCATGAGTGCCGATGCCTATCATCTTACAGCTACACATCCCGAAGGATTGGGTGCTTATAACGTAATGAAATCTTCGCTTGACGATGCAGGAATGACTTCTGCCGACATTGACTACATTAATGTGCACGGTACAAGTACACCTGTTGGCGACCCAAGCGAAATTAAAGCCATACTAAAACTTTTTGGTGACGATGCATTTAAGCTAAACATCAGCTCTACCAAGTCCATGACAGGACACCTTTTAGGTGCTGCCGGTGCTATTGAAGCTATTGCATCTATTTTAGCAGTAAAAAATAATATTGTACCACCAACCATCAACCATTTTACAGACGATCCCGCTTTCGATCCACGGTTGAATTTTACATTTCATAAACCCCAACAACGCAACATCAGAGCAGCGCTGAGCAACACTTTCGGCTTTGGCGGACATAATGCCTCTGTAATTTTTAAAAAATTCACTCCCTGA
- the rnc gene encoding ribonuclease III — translation MRFYSFFPINILFSADRKTYFSLHNILGFYPIKLSLYKLAFSHRSQTKEVTNGIKHSNERLEYLGDAVLGAVVAEMLFKKFPFREEGFLTEMRSKIVSRENLKHLAFKLGINHFIKKTHGPDSFRNIYGDALEALIGAIYIDRGYDKARQFILERMINHHVDLESLEATEINFKSRILNWSQRTKNTVAFETIEDEKNTDKLIRVRLLINGEEVATGMDFVKKKAEQIAAERACTKLEI, via the coding sequence GTGAGATTTTACAGCTTCTTTCCCATCAATATTTTATTTTCTGCCGATCGCAAAACATACTTTTCGCTGCATAACATTCTTGGCTTCTATCCAATAAAATTATCGTTGTACAAATTAGCGTTCAGCCACCGTTCGCAAACAAAAGAAGTTACTAATGGTATAAAGCACTCAAACGAGCGATTAGAATATCTTGGTGATGCTGTGCTTGGTGCCGTTGTAGCCGAAATGCTTTTTAAAAAATTTCCATTCAGAGAAGAAGGTTTTTTGACCGAGATGCGAAGTAAGATTGTCAGCCGCGAAAACTTAAAACACCTTGCCTTCAAACTTGGCATAAATCATTTCATAAAAAAAACACATGGCCCCGATTCGTTTCGCAACATTTATGGCGATGCACTGGAAGCACTCATTGGTGCTATTTATATTGACAGAGGTTATGACAAAGCCCGACAGTTTATTCTCGAGAGAATGATTAACCACCATGTTGATTTGGAATCGTTGGAAGCAACAGAAATAAATTTTAAAAGCCGCATACTTAACTGGTCGCAGCGTACTAAAAACACCGTTGCCTTTGAAACCATTGAAGACGAAAAAAACACCGATAAATTAATCCGTGTGCGATTGCTGATTAACGGAGAAGAAGTTGCCACAGGAATGGATTTTGTAAAGAAAAAAGCTGAGCAGATTGCAGCAGAAAGAGCCTGTACAAAACTTGAAATATAA
- a CDS encoding helix-turn-helix domain-containing protein: MHQLGEKIRKIRRIKNLSQLDVSEKIGLTQSEISKIENEEVAISVTLLQRFSKFFDMPVEDIIHYDEKVSYNITTHEQKGGANGLVIGNSDADDLIKMIEKQNVEIEKLREELKNIKNK; encoded by the coding sequence ATGCATCAATTAGGGGAAAAAATCAGAAAAATCAGGCGTATTAAAAATTTAAGCCAGCTTGATGTAAGCGAAAAAATCGGACTTACGCAAAGCGAAATCAGTAAAATTGAAAACGAGGAAGTAGCTATTAGCGTTACCCTATTGCAGCGCTTTTCTAAATTTTTTGATATGCCTGTAGAAGACATTATTCATTATGATGAAAAGGTTTCGTATAACATTACTACGCATGAGCAAAAAGGTGGGGCAAACGGATTAGTGATTGGAAATAGCGATGCAGATGATTTGATAAAAATGATTGAAAAACAAAATGTAGAAATTGAAAAGCTGCGAGAGGAGTTAAAAAATATTAAAAATAAATAG
- the creD gene encoding cell envelope integrity protein CreD, with translation MVKLLSMGILILLLLIPSEMVQSLINERQQTHDSALDEISSKWGFEQHLSGPVINVPYQSFFVDADGKRKSQIQYAHFLPEELKIAGTLEPEMRHRGIYEAVVYKSDVSLKGYFHFPDFSEWNIAPADIMWKETTLSLGISDLRGIKQRLTIKLNGNAIEFNPGVENNDVHESGVSIRLPIADSLDKPDFKFDMSFKLNGSKEMYFMPLGKETTVNIKSDWTNPSFDGAFLPDTHHITDKGFDAEWKIFHLNRNYGQKFRGVPTGLNESTFGVKLLIPVDNYQKTYRSAKYAILLITLSFTLFFFIEVLNRKRIHPFQYILVGVALCLFYTLLLSVSEYISFNLSYLLSAAAIILLISLYAKTVFNNLRLALLFSLVLIILYVFVFSIIQLQDYALLLGSIGLFIVLALVMYLSRKINWYGTEK, from the coding sequence ATGGTGAAGCTTCTCAGCATGGGAATTTTAATTTTATTATTACTTATTCCATCAGAAATGGTGCAAAGTCTGATAAATGAGAGACAGCAAACACATGACAGCGCATTAGACGAAATTTCATCCAAGTGGGGTTTTGAACAACACCTCAGTGGTCCAGTAATTAATGTGCCATATCAAAGTTTTTTTGTTGATGCCGATGGAAAAAGGAAGTCACAAATTCAATATGCACATTTTTTACCGGAAGAATTAAAAATAGCAGGAACACTGGAGCCTGAAATGCGTCATCGCGGCATTTACGAAGCTGTAGTGTATAAGTCAGATGTGTCGCTAAAAGGATATTTTCATTTTCCTGATTTTTCAGAGTGGAATATTGCTCCGGCAGATATCATGTGGAAAGAGACTACACTGTCTTTGGGTATTTCTGATTTGCGAGGAATCAAACAACGTCTAACTATCAAACTGAATGGAAATGCTATTGAGTTTAATCCCGGAGTAGAAAATAATGATGTCCATGAATCGGGTGTGAGCATTCGCTTACCAATAGCAGATTCGCTCGATAAACCTGATTTTAAATTTGACATGTCTTTTAAACTCAATGGCAGCAAGGAAATGTATTTTATGCCATTAGGAAAGGAAACAACAGTTAACATAAAATCAGACTGGACAAATCCAAGTTTTGATGGGGCATTCCTTCCCGACACACATCACATCACCGATAAAGGCTTTGATGCAGAATGGAAAATATTTCACCTCAACAGAAACTACGGACAAAAATTCAGAGGTGTGCCAACAGGATTGAATGAATCAACATTTGGTGTTAAATTACTTATTCCTGTTGATAATTATCAGAAAACTTACCGCTCTGCCAAGTATGCTATTTTATTAATCACCTTATCGTTTACGCTTTTCTTCTTTATAGAAGTGCTTAACAGAAAACGCATACATCCGTTTCAGTACATTTTGGTTGGTGTTGCTTTATGTTTGTTTTATACCTTGTTATTATCTGTTTCGGAATATATCAGTTTCAATTTATCGTATCTGTTATCTGCCGCTGCTATTATTTTACTTATCAGCCTATATGCAAAAACAGTTTTTAACAACCTGCGATTAGCACTGTTGTTTAGTCTGGTATTGATAATTCTCTATGTATTTGTGTTTTCGATAATACAGTTGCAGGACTATGCATTGTTGTTAGGAAGTATAGGTTTGTTTATCGTGCTTGCATTGGTAATGTACTTGTCGCGCAAGATCAACTGGTATGGTACAGAAAAATAA
- a CDS encoding replication-associated recombination protein A, which translates to MIPLAERMRPKTLNEYIGQEHLTQSGAVLAKAIEKNTIPSMILWGPPGVGKTTLAFILANSLNRQFYHLSAINSGVKEVRAVIETARQHFEIAQQPSILFIDEIHRFSKSQQDSLLGAVEKGIITLVGATTENPSFEVISPLLSRCQVYILKALTAEHLRAILYAALANDTILKEQKVVIKEDDALLRFSGGDARKLLNLLELVIQVNLQEEIYIDNKMVELTIHQKMALYDKTGEQHYDLISAFIKSIRGSDPNAAVYWLARMIHGGEDPLFIARRMLILASEDIGNANPNAMLIANQCFDAAHKIGFPECRIILSQAAIYLACSPKSNSSYMAIEEALELVAKTGDLAVPLHLRNAPTNLMKEIGYGKDYAYAHNYDNNFVKLNYLPEQLKGKKIYSPGKNNREAEFQQFLKTRWENEYDY; encoded by the coding sequence ATGATTCCATTAGCAGAGCGTATGCGGCCAAAAACGCTGAATGAATATATTGGTCAGGAACATCTGACACAGTCAGGAGCAGTTCTTGCAAAAGCCATTGAAAAAAACACCATCCCCAGCATGATATTATGGGGGCCACCGGGTGTAGGCAAAACGACTCTGGCTTTTATATTGGCTAACTCTTTAAACAGACAGTTCTATCATCTGAGTGCTATAAACAGTGGCGTTAAAGAAGTGCGTGCTGTAATTGAAACTGCACGGCAACATTTTGAAATAGCCCAACAGCCTTCCATATTATTTATTGATGAAATACATCGATTCAGCAAATCGCAACAGGACTCTTTACTTGGTGCCGTAGAGAAAGGAATTATTACACTCGTTGGAGCAACAACAGAAAATCCATCGTTTGAAGTAATTTCACCCTTGCTTTCACGCTGTCAGGTTTATATTTTAAAAGCACTCACTGCAGAACATCTTAGAGCAATATTATATGCTGCATTAGCAAATGACACAATTCTTAAAGAGCAGAAAGTTGTTATTAAAGAAGATGATGCATTGTTGCGTTTCAGTGGTGGCGATGCCAGAAAACTACTCAATCTTCTTGAATTGGTTATTCAGGTTAATCTTCAGGAAGAAATTTATATTGACAATAAAATGGTAGAACTAACCATTCATCAAAAGATGGCTCTTTATGATAAAACAGGCGAACAACATTATGATTTGATCTCTGCATTTATTAAAAGCATCAGAGGAAGCGACCCCAATGCAGCAGTTTATTGGCTTGCAAGGATGATTCATGGTGGCGAAGATCCGTTGTTTATTGCAAGGCGAATGCTCATTCTTGCTTCGGAAGATATTGGTAATGCAAATCCTAATGCCATGCTCATTGCCAATCAGTGTTTTGATGCAGCACATAAAATTGGCTTTCCAGAATGCAGAATCATTTTATCACAGGCTGCAATTTATCTTGCTTGTTCGCCAAAAAGCAATTCAAGTTATATGGCCATTGAAGAAGCTTTGGAATTAGTAGCCAAAACAGGCGACCTAGCTGTGCCACTGCATCTGCGAAATGCACCTACCAACCTGATGAAAGAAATTGGATACGGAAAAGATTATGCTTATGCGCATAATTATGATAATAATTTTGTAAAACTAAACTACCTTCCCGAGCAGTTAAAAGGTAAGAAAATTTATTCACCGGGAAAGAATAATCGCGAAGCAGAGTTTCAGCAATTTTTAAAAACACGATGGGAAAATGAGTATGATTATTGA